From the Euphorbia lathyris chromosome 6, ddEupLath1.1, whole genome shotgun sequence genome, one window contains:
- the LOC136234009 gene encoding small polypeptide DEVIL 13, with protein MDDKWKPSKTKEASSSSSSSSSFIRSFSTKSSSSKSPLLRSSSVKVSSSPTSTSSSSKSSLPRSQSQKGSISRKCSNIAKEHKARFYIMRRCVAMLVCWHKHRD; from the coding sequence ATGGATGATAAGTGGAAGCCATCAAAGACCAAagaagcttcttcttcttcttcttcttcttcttcttttattaGGAGTTTTTCAACAAAGAGTTCATCATCAAAGTCTCCTCTCTTAAGAAGCTCTTCAGTTAAAGTATCATCTTCTCCAACTTCAACTTCAAGTTCAAGCAAAAGCTCTCTTCCAAGAAGTCAATCTCAGAAGGGATCTATTTCCAGAAAGTGTAGTAACATTGCCAAAGAACATAAGGCAAGATTTTATATTATGAGGCGTTGTGTTGCCATGCTTGTTTGCTGGCATAAACATAGAGATTAA